The DNA region CATATTCCGGCGACCTGCCTCTGCCTTCAATTTTAAGAACAGTAACTCCCGCATCTAAAATTTTATCTAAAATCTGTACGGTTTTCAAATCTTTTGGCGACATAATGTACTCGTTGTCAATCTCCAATTCTACTTCCGAATCTTTGTCGTAAACGCGATATGCTCGGCGACAATCTTGCAAACAAGCTCCTCTGTTAGCCGACAAGTTGTGATTATGCAAGCTCAAATAACATTTCCCGCTGACAGCCATACACAAGGCTCCGTGGACAAAAACCTCAATTTGAACCAATTCGCCTTTCGGACCTCGTATGTCTTGTTCTTTTATTTGAGTTGTTATTTCTTTTACTTGTTTTATAGATAATTCGCGTGCCAAAACCATAACATCAGCGAATTGTGAGTAAAACTTAACAGCTTCGATGTTAGTAATGTTGCACTGCGTAGAAATGTGGATTTCAACGCCTATTTGGCGTGCGTACTGTATAACCGATATATCCGATGCTATTATTGCACTGATTCCGCTTTGCTTTGCGGTTTCTATTATGCTTTTTATTTCTTCAAGCTCGTTGTCATAAACAATGGTATTCAGAGTTAAATAGCTTTTAACTCCGTTTTGCCTGCATATATCGGCTATATTGCTAATGTCGTCAAGCGAAAAATTTGCACTCGAACGCGAACGCATATTTAATTTTCCTGCTCCAAAGTATATCGAGCCGGCTCCTCCTTGTATGGCAGCCATCAGCGATTCGTATGAGCCTGCCGGCGACATTATTTCTATTTTACCTTTGTAACTCATTTCTGTAAAGTAGCATTGCTGTTTAAAATTTGTAACGCTTTTAAATAAGTGCTATCCGTTTTTAAATATATGGGATAAAAACCTTCATCGTCGTACACATTGCGAGCAATGTAGGCTTTCAGCAAATCGGATATTTTTTGTTTTGAAAAAGCAATCTCTTTTTCGGTAGCTTTTATTTTGTCTTTTGATGCAAACGCAATAAAACTGCCGAATATATCATTATTTATGTGGAATTTCGCATTAAAATCGTCGAAATCGGAGTAGTTATTTAAAGCTTTTCTATTCTTGTCGGTGTATTCAAAAGCAAATTTAAATATAGTTCCTTTTCGTAGGCACTTAGCATAAAACGTATAATCACCCACGGTTTCGGCAGGAACAATTATATCAGGTGTAATACCTCCGCCACCGTACAAAACTCGTCCCATAGGAGTTATGTATTTAACTGTATCGGTGTTATTTTTTGTAGTATCGGAAGTCTCTTTATCGGCATATCTTTCCATCAATTCCATGTAGTAGTCTTCACTGCCTTTGTCGTAAGGCTTTTGTATGCATCTGCCGGTAGGCGTGTAGTATTTGGAAGTAGTAAGTCGCATCGCCGAACCGTCTTTAAAACTTATTTGCTCTTGTACCAAGCCTTTACCAAACGTGCGTCTGCCGATAATAAAGCCTCTATCGTTATCTTGAATTGCTCCTGCAACAATTTCCGATGCCGAAGCTGAGCCCTCGTCGGTAAGGACAACCACAGGCAAATCGTCCCACAGTCCTACACTTGTGGAATACGCTTCTTTTTGCGAACGATGCAGTCCTTTGGTATAAACAATCAATTTATCGGCAGGTAAAAACTCGTCCGAAACAGCTATCGCTTCTTCCAAGTATCCGCCTGCATTTCCACGTAAGTCTAAAATAAGCTTGTATATCCCTTCGGATTTGAAATCACTTAGAGCAAATTTGAGTTCATCATCGGTGGTAGCACTGAACTTGCTTATTTTTATATATCCTGTGCTATCATTGACTTTAAACGCAACATCTATGCTCCAAGTAGGAATAACATCTCGCGTAATATCGAAATACAATATTCCGGAAACTCCCAATCGGACTATGCCTACATTTACTACGGTATTTTTAGGTCCTTTAAGGAGTTTCATAGCCTTTTCGTTGTCGATACCAACCGAAGCTATATTTTCTTTATCAACCTCTACTATTCTGTCGCCGGCTAACAAACCTGATTTCTCCGAAGGACCGCCTACAATTGTACTTATTACCATAACAGTGTCGTGTTCTATTCGAAACTGAATTCCAATTCCTTCAAAGTTTCCCAATAGTTCTGCATTTGTGTTGTTAAAATCTTCGGCGGGTATGTAAATGGAATGCGGATCAAGGCTGGAAAGCATGCCATTTATGGCTTTGGTGTGTAAGTCGTCTGTGTCGACACTATCAACATAGTTCTCGTTAATATATTTTATCAAACTTTTAATATCAATCTTCTCGTCTTTGTTTTGGAATGCAAAGCTGTACTTGTCGCTTATTCTGAAACCAAGTAAGATGCCCAAAAGAAGAACAAAAAGCATCAATAAAGGTGTTATGTTTTTTTTATTAGTCATTTTTTTGCGTTTTTGCAAAAATACAAAGTTTGGTTAATTTTCAGGATTATTAGAAAATACAATATTTTTTCATTGCAATCAGATAAACTTAAAAAAGGCGTCGCTTCGCGGTGAGTGGTGGTTGGTGGTCGGTGGTCGGTGGTCGGTGGTGAGTGATGAGTGTCGCAACTCGAAACTTACTGCACCACACCCATCACCCATCACTCATCACCCATCACTAAACTAATAGCAACTTTGTGATTAAAAATATTCATCGAACAGTTATGATTGATTATTTGTAATAAATAGCTATATTTGCACATAATATATTCATCTATTAAAACCTATAAAATTATGCAACAAAACAAAAACTACACAATAGCTCCCGGAGTTGTTACGGGCGACGATATACAAAAGATTTTTAGTATCGCAAAAGAAAATAACTATGCATTTCCTGCAGTAAACGTTATCGGAACCGATTCGATAAATTCGGTATTGCAAGCTGCAAAGGAAGTTAATTCGCCGGTTATTATTCAATTTTCAAACGGCGGTGCACAGTTTTTTGCCGGAAAATTTTTACCCAACGATAAGCAACAAGCATCTATAGCCGGTGCTATTTCAGGCGCTAGTCATATTCACGCCATGGCTGAAATATATGGTGTTCCGGTTATTGTTCACACCGACCACGCTGCAAAAAAACTTCTTCCATGGATTGACGGTTTGTTAGATGCAGGTGAAAAATATTACAGCAAAGTTGGCAAACCTCTTTTCAGTAGCCACATGCTCGACCTTTCGGAAGAACCTTTGCACGAAAATATCGAAATTTGTAAAAGATACTTAGAACGCATGAGCAAAATAGGTATGACCCTCGAAATTGAACTCGGTATTACAGGCGGAGAAGAAGATGGTGTTGATAATACAGGCGTTGATAGTGCCAGATTATATACACAGCCCAAAGAAGTAGCTTATGCTTACGAAGAATTATCGAAGGTAAGTAATAGATTTACTATTGCGGCTTCATTCGGAAACGTACACGGCGTTTATAAACCCGGAAACGTTAAGCTAGAACCAATTATCTTAAAAAATTCGCAAGAATTTGTTAAACAAAAATTCAATATTTCGGAAAACAACCCTATAGACTTTGTATTCCACGGTGGTAGCGGTTCCGACCCCAAAGATATTGAAGAAGCAATTTCGTACGGAGTTATAAAAATGAACATCGATACCGACACGCAATGGGCTACTTGGAAAGGTGTTTTAGATTTTTACAACGAAAAACAGGGCTACTTGCAAGGTCAAATAGGTAATCCGGAAGGCGACGATAAACCTAACAAAAAATACTACGACCCACGTACATGGCTACACAAAGGACAATTATCGATGATTGAAAGACTAAAAGTAGCTTTCAGTGATTTGAATTGTTTGAATAGAATGTAAGAAAGTGGTTGGTGGTGAGTGGTCGGTGGGTTAGTTTCGAGTTCCGAGTTTCGAGTTCTGAGTAGTTCGACATTTTAGGTCGCTGAGCTTTCAGAAACGACGAAAATGTAAGGATGTAGGAAGGCTTTTAGTTATGAGTTTCTAGTATCCAAACTACTGATTCTGAGTTAAAGACTCCTAACTCAGAACTCCCGACTCAGAACTCAGAACTATACAACTATCCTCTAACGCCTGTTCTCATCAATTCAACAGAGTTAAAAGTAAGTACCGGATATGGCGAGTGGTTTATCATTTGTTGAGCCTGCGGTCCGGTAAGCATATTAAAAGGCGACGGATCTTTTTCGGTCATAATGCTTATAAGGTTTGCATCTACTTTTTTAGCATAATCTATAATTGATGTTGTGGTATTATCAACTTTCATACTTTCGACGTGTACTGAAACGTCGCTATTTTCAATATATTTTACAACTTGCTTAACATAGTCGTCAACCTTACGCATCATCGATTTATACTTGGAAGTATAAACGCCTAAAACGTAAATTTCGGCATCAAAAATTTCGGCAAGATAAACAGTAAAAGGAACTTTTTGGCGTGTTTCTAGCGAACCATCAATAGGCATAACTATTCTTTTCAAATCGACAGTAGGTGCAATTCCAGCTCTAAGCGTAATAACCGGACATTGAGCTAAAGAAATAACTTTCATAGCATTGCTGCCAATCCAAAACTGCTCAAATCCTGACGAACCGTGTGTTCCCAAAACTATACAGACAGCTTCTAATTCTTCAGCCGTACCAATAACTTCCTTATACATTTTGCCTTCTCTTATCAAATAATCGATTTTTGAGTTTTTCAAAACAGGCTTGTATTTATCTATTAAATGCTTAAACTGTTTTTCAACTTCCTCTATCAATTCTTTTGATGATGACGAATGTATAGTGGTTTTGGTAACACTTGGGTTGTTGACCCAAATCATATATAAATTTAAGTCGCCCTTTTCGGCTATCGAAACGGCGTGTTCTAACGCATTTATAGAACAACTTGAAAAATCTACTGCAGCTAAAATATTTTCCATAACATTAGTTTTTTATTATTATTTGTATTGATATTCTATATCTTACTGATTATCATTCTAATACAAGTTAATTTCATCGGTTATAACAAACGCATTAGGATAATCGGAGTTTATTTCATTTTTTACTTTTTCGGCTTCTATTCTGTTTCTAAAATCACCTACCAAAACTTTATAATATGGTTGTTGGTACACCAAATAAGTCTTGACAGCGTAACTTTGCCTGAACTGATTAATAATGTTTAAGGCGCTATTTTTAGAATTGGCTCCTGCTTCGGAATATATTTGCAGACGAAATCCCATATCGGTAGGATTTGTCAGATTCAATTCCTTATAATTTTGCTCAATTTTTTGAATCGATTTATTTGAGATTATTTCAACATAACCGGCATTAGTGTTGCTCTGACCTACCAATGGATAGAATCGACACACAATTAAAATAATCAACAAACAAATATTCTTATTAGCAAACATTATTATTACATATTAGGATGAATACTTAAAACAGGTACAGGCGAAAAGTTTACAAGTTGCTGCATCAAAGCGCTTGGCATACCGTTTCGGGTTTTTTGTTGTAATTCAACCGTAACTATAAGCAGGTCGGCTTGCAAACTATTTGTATGCTCAATAATAGCCTGCCCAATGTTATGTGAGTTTATTTGTTCAACTATGTGGCTAATATCTTTTTTAGCCAAAATATTGGCAACTTTATTTAAGTTGACATCAACAAACTTTTGAACACTACGTAGTCCGCTTTCGTTTATACCT from Lentimicrobiaceae bacterium includes:
- a CDS encoding U32 family peptidase codes for the protein MSYKGKIEIMSPAGSYESLMAAIQGGAGSIYFGAGKLNMRSRSSANFSLDDISNIADICRQNGVKSYLTLNTIVYDNELEEIKSIIETAKQSGISAIIASDISVIQYARQIGVEIHISTQCNITNIEAVKFYSQFADVMVLARELSIKQVKEITTQIKEQDIRGPKGELVQIEVFVHGALCMAVSGKCYLSLHNHNLSANRGACLQDCRRAYRVYDKDSEVELEIDNEYIMSPKDLKTVQILDKILDAGVTVLKIEGRGRSPEYVKTVTQCYNRAVEAYFNDNFNEELVEDLNKKLSSVYNRGFWEGYYMGAKLGEWTERHGSSATHKKVYVGKVINFYNKIMVAQIKVDTYDVSVNEDLIVIGPTTGVYELHVEKMLNSDDIEADKINKGETFTISTSEILRRNDDVYKIVLNQ
- a CDS encoding S41 family peptidase, with the translated sequence MTNKKNITPLLMLFVLLLGILLGFRISDKYSFAFQNKDEKIDIKSLIKYINENYVDSVDTDDLHTKAINGMLSSLDPHSIYIPAEDFNNTNAELLGNFEGIGIQFRIEHDTVMVISTIVGGPSEKSGLLAGDRIVEVDKENIASVGIDNEKAMKLLKGPKNTVVNVGIVRLGVSGILYFDITRDVIPTWSIDVAFKVNDSTGYIKISKFSATTDDELKFALSDFKSEGIYKLILDLRGNAGGYLEEAIAVSDEFLPADKLIVYTKGLHRSQKEAYSTSVGLWDDLPVVVLTDEGSASASEIVAGAIQDNDRGFIIGRRTFGKGLVQEQISFKDGSAMRLTTSKYYTPTGRCIQKPYDKGSEDYYMELMERYADKETSDTTKNNTDTVKYITPMGRVLYGGGGITPDIIVPAETVGDYTFYAKCLRKGTIFKFAFEYTDKNRKALNNYSDFDDFNAKFHINNDIFGSFIAFASKDKIKATEKEIAFSKQKISDLLKAYIARNVYDDEGFYPIYLKTDSTYLKALQILNSNATLQK
- the fbaA gene encoding class II fructose-bisphosphate aldolase, producing the protein MQQNKNYTIAPGVVTGDDIQKIFSIAKENNYAFPAVNVIGTDSINSVLQAAKEVNSPVIIQFSNGGAQFFAGKFLPNDKQQASIAGAISGASHIHAMAEIYGVPVIVHTDHAAKKLLPWIDGLLDAGEKYYSKVGKPLFSSHMLDLSEEPLHENIEICKRYLERMSKIGMTLEIELGITGGEEDGVDNTGVDSARLYTQPKEVAYAYEELSKVSNRFTIAASFGNVHGVYKPGNVKLEPIILKNSQEFVKQKFNISENNPIDFVFHGGSGSDPKDIEEAISYGVIKMNIDTDTQWATWKGVLDFYNEKQGYLQGQIGNPEGDDKPNKKYYDPRTWLHKGQLSMIERLKVAFSDLNCLNRM
- a CDS encoding universal stress protein codes for the protein MENILAAVDFSSCSINALEHAVSIAEKGDLNLYMIWVNNPSVTKTTIHSSSSKELIEEVEKQFKHLIDKYKPVLKNSKIDYLIREGKMYKEVIGTAEELEAVCIVLGTHGSSGFEQFWIGSNAMKVISLAQCPVITLRAGIAPTVDLKRIVMPIDGSLETRQKVPFTVYLAEIFDAEIYVLGVYTSKYKSMMRKVDDYVKQVVKYIENSDVSVHVESMKVDNTTTSIIDYAKKVDANLISIMTEKDPSPFNMLTGPQAQQMINHSPYPVLTFNSVELMRTGVRG
- a CDS encoding SPOR domain-containing protein, with translation MFANKNICLLIILIVCRFYPLVGQSNTNAGYVEIISNKSIQKIEQNYKELNLTNPTDMGFRLQIYSEAGANSKNSALNIINQFRQSYAVKTYLVYQQPYYKVLVGDFRNRIEAEKVKNEINSDYPNAFVITDEINLY